Below is a window of Gemmatimonadota bacterium DNA.
GACCAGGACGTGCTCGAGTTCCGCAATGACTTCACCATCCCGGTGGGCAACGGCCACCTCGTGACGCTCGGCGCCCGCGCCGAGGTCTACAAGATCCGGAACGCCTTCTGGCAGAACGCCTTCGGCTCGTGGCGCTTCGAGTCGCTCGAGGCGCTCGAGGCCGGGACGCCGTTCGCGTACGGCGTCGGCGTCGGTCGTGGCGACCCGATTGCCCGCTTCACGACCTCGAACCTCTCGTTCTACCTGCAGGACCAGTGGACGGTGAATCCGTCGCTGACGCTGACCTACGGCGTCCGCGCGGAAGTGCCGCGCTTCAAGGACAAGCCGACGGTGCTCGAGGCTGCCTTCACGGACTTCGGCCGCAAGACCGACGAGATCCCGACCAACACCAACATCAATCCGCGCCTCGGCTTCAACCTGACCCCTGGCGGCTCGGACGGGAAGACCCAGTTCCGCGGCGGCGTCGGCTTCTTCTCCGGCACCCCGTCGTACGTCTGGATGTCGAACCTCTACACCGCCAACGGCAACAGCGGCATCGCCCAGTTCACCTGCCCGCAGGCGATTGCGCCGGCCTTCACGACGGAAAACGTCCTGAACGCCCCGCAGGTCTGCGCGAACGGCTCGGGCCCGGGCGTCGGCACCACCATCGGCACGATCAACACGGTCAACCCGAACTACAAGCAGCCGCAGGTGGTCCGTGCGACCTTCGGCATCGACCACAAGCTGCCGTGGGGCCTGACGGGCACCATGGACGCCGTCTACACCTACGCGACCAAGTCGCCGTTCATGGTGAACCTCGAGCTCGCCGATCCGACCACGACCGACATCGACGGTCGCGTGATGTACGGCACGCGCAACGCCACCACCGGCGTCCCGACCACGATCGCCAAGCACGGGACCAAGTACGGCGGCACCTCGGGCGGCGGCGTCTACGACCTCACCAACTCGAAGGGTGACTACGCCTACGGCGTGACGGCGGGCTTGGCGAAGCGCTTCGCCGGGTCGTTCGAGGCCAGCGCGTTCTATTCGTACCAGCGCTCGTACTCGGTGGCCGACTTCACCTCGTCGGTCGCCCGGTCGGTGTACCAGAATGGCCGGACTCAGGCGGGGAACCAGCTCGACACCCCGACGGCGCCGTCGGCCTTCGATCGCCCGCACCGCATCACGGCGTCGATGACCTATACGGCCCCGTGGAAGAACTACCCGACCGACATCTCGTTCATCTACATCGGCCAGTCGGGGACGAACTTCGTCTACACCTACTCGGGCGCCAGCAACCGCGGCGACCGCAACGCGGACGGCGTCTCGACCAACGACCCGATCTACATCGCCCCGAGCAGCGCGGAGATGGCGTTCGTGGTGAACGGTGCATTCTCGGCGGCCCAGCAGGCCGCGGCGTACGATGCGCTGCTCAAGGATGAGCCGTGCCTCGCCAAGCAGAAGGGCGAGATCATGGGGCGCAACTCCTGCCGCAATCCCTGGTTCAACCAGCTCGACCTCTCGCTGCGCCAGTCGCTGCCGGGCGTTCGGGGGCAGAAGCTGACGCTCCAGGCCGACATCTACAACTTCCTGAACTTCGTCAACTCGGACTGGGGCCAGTACAGGCAGAACAACCGCTTCCCCCAGGTCTCGCTGCTCAACGTCACCGGCCAGGCGGCCGATGGTCGTCCGACGGTGACGATGGACACGCGCATCGCCGACCGGAGCTTCCGCTATCCGAAGGCGCTCAACACGGTCTCGTACTGGCAGGGTCAGCTCTCCCTGCGGTACGCCTTCTGATCGGGTAGTCGATTCCGCATCACCACAGGCCCCCGGGCGCTTCGGCGTCCGGGGGCTTGTGGCGTTCAGGAAAGATGCGGGTCCGTTGAGGAGCGGTTGATCCCCGCGCCGTTCCGTGGAGCAGTCCTCGCCACGGAGCCCGGATGCCGCTGGTCCACCATCGCTGGAATCCGCAGTGCCCGGCGCGCGAGGCCACCGCGCACCACGCCGTCTGGCTTCGGGCCCGGATTGGCTCGGTGCTGATCGACTGGCCCGGCATCGCCCTCGACGCAGTCGACTGTTCGGCCGACGAGGTCACGCTTGCCGTGCGGGCGCGCGACGAGGCCACCGCGCGGGCATTCGCCCTGGCGGTGGAAGCGGAGCTTGGCCGAGCGATCGCGCGAAGGGGAGGGAGGTTGGGGATGATCGATGATCGATGATCGATCATCGATGGTCGATCATCGATCGCTAGCTTCTCACCTTCCGCAACAACCCCAGCGCCAGCACCAGAAACACCCCGTTCATTGCCCACGCCGCCACGGTCGGATCGACGTAGTCCTTGCCGCCGATCGCCTTCATGATCTGGGTGCCGGTGAGGTAGACCAGGGTGGTGCCGAGGGCGATCGCGAGGCCGAGGGCGGCGCCGGCGCGCGGGTTGGTGACCGCGAGTGGCGCGCCGAAGAGTGCGACGATCAGGCAGGCGAAGGGCAGGGCGAACTTGAGCCGATAGTCGACGGCAAGCATCCCCGGCTTGGTGCCGCTCCGTTCGAGCAGGTCGAGGTAGTCGCGGAATTCGCCGATCCGCATCTCCTCGCCCTTCTTCCCTTCGTCGAGCAGCATCGTCGGCGTCTCGCGCATCGTCTTGAGCCGGAGCGAGGTGAAGCGCACCGTCTCGACGCGCTGGCCGCTGTCGCCCACCTGGTACATCGCGCCCTGGTGGAGCACCCAGAGCTGCCGACGCTTGCTCCAGCGAGCCGAGTCGGCGCTGATGATCCACCCCTCCGGTTGGCCGGGCGCGGCCTGCGGCGGGGTGAGCAGGACGCCGAGCATGACGCCCTCCTTCCGCTGCAGCTCGTGGATCGCGTAGGT
It encodes the following:
- a CDS encoding TonB-dependent receptor — encoded protein: MQRFLRLALAVSSAIVAMLALPTVGRAQGVTTGGIAGTVMDSAGGVLAGATVRITSPSTGFVRVTTTRENGRYVVTGLETGVYRVAVAAIGFGPQAREGIRVLLSQTARADFLMGRQAVTLQEIVTTATAASSEFAPTRTGAQTFISDSSVRRLPTLNRQLQDFVRLTPQVVTNPAPANAGEVSIAGQNYRYNAIQVDGTTQNDKFGLSDTGELGGQANGRGISLEAVKEYQVVVSPYNVTQGGFTGGLISAVTKNGTNKFAGTGFYTTRNQDLVPNVPLYAGAKFLRRQYGGSLGGPIIKDKLHFFAAAEGNTSNQPAFGPYIGQPQDAGQQLRVDQALVDRFNAALAQYGIQGGSGGQEFNKNPITNLVGRLDWAVSSKNRVVLRGIYNKSQGDDFSRSASTFTLSSNRFKRDEWSSSITGQFFSNFNNGATNELQLGVIRQRFARVFDNIGPQVTVTNIPSPVVAGALVALRAGPDSNSHINQLDQDVLEFRNDFTIPVGNGHLVTLGARAEVYKIRNAFWQNAFGSWRFESLEALEAGTPFAYGVGVGRGDPIARFTTSNLSFYLQDQWTVNPSLTLTYGVRAEVPRFKDKPTVLEAAFTDFGRKTDEIPTNTNINPRLGFNLTPGGSDGKTQFRGGVGFFSGTPSYVWMSNLYTANGNSGIAQFTCPQAIAPAFTTENVLNAPQVCANGSGPGVGTTIGTINTVNPNYKQPQVVRATFGIDHKLPWGLTGTMDAVYTYATKSPFMVNLELADPTTTDIDGRVMYGTRNATTGVPTTIAKHGTKYGGTSGGGVYDLTNSKGDYAYGVTAGLAKRFAGSFEASAFYSYQRSYSVADFTSSVARSVYQNGRTQAGNQLDTPTAPSAFDRPHRITASMTYTAPWKNYPTDISFIYIGQSGTNFVYTYSGASNRGDRNADGVSTNDPIYIAPSSAEMAFVVNGAFSAAQQAAAYDALLKDEPCLAKQKGEIMGRNSCRNPWFNQLDLSLRQSLPGVRGQKLTLQADIYNFLNFVNSDWGQYRQNNRFPQVSLLNVTGQAADGRPTVTMDTRIADRSFRYPKALNTVSYWQGQLSLRYAF
- a CDS encoding LptF/LptG family permease codes for the protein MKLLGTLDRYVLRQWLGTFLLSAIGIPLVAVLINLSERFGPLTRKGVPVPDILLGELYFLPYQMTTLLPAAVLFATVFTLNGMGRYSELTAVKAGGVSFWRLILPMLLLATLAVPANFALQEAAATSSSRQKELHQERLNASSALGRYNFAFISTSGWTYAIHELQRKEGVMLGVLLTPPQAAPGQPEGWIISADSARWSKRRQLWVLHQGAMYQVGDSGQRVETVRFTSLRLKTMRETPTMLLDEGKKGEEMRIGEFRDYLDLLERSGTKPGMLAVDYRLKFALPFACLIVALFGAPLAVTNPRAGAALGLAIALGTTLVYLTGTQIMKAIGGKDYVDPTVAAWAMNGVFLVLALGLLRKVRS